GACGTTTCACGGAACGTATCACATCCATATCAGCACCGGTAAGGCCCAAAGCATTGACACCACGCGCCTGAAGACCGGCAACAATGTTCTTGTTTACCAATCCGCCATACACCATGGTCACCACCTTCAAAGTTTCGACATCGGTGACACGACGTCCATTTACCATTTTACTTTCAATGCCCAGCAAAGCAGCAATTTTCGTAGCCGACCTCCCACCTCCGTGTACCAGAACTTTGTAACCGCTGATAGCTGCAAAGTCATCCAACAACTTAAAAAGGGTGGATTCTTCTTCCACAATCTTACCACCCACTTTAATTATAGTCAGTTTTTCTCTCATCATCTTACTCCAAATAAGTATATCCGTACAATCCCGAACGGTAGTTGGAGAGGAACTCTTTTCCTTCTTCCAAAGAGATGCGCCCTTCCTTGACAGACAGAGTCACCCACGTCTCAAGTGTACGCACCAATTTCTTCGGATTATATTGTACATAGTCAAGCACTTCTGCCACGGTTTCACCATCAATCAACTGATCAATGGTATAACCTTTGGAATTGACGGATACATGTACTGCATTCGTATCACCGAACAAATTGTGCATATCGCCCAATATCTCCTGATAAGCTCCTACAAGGAAGACGGCCAAATAATAATGCTCCTTATCTCGCAATGAATGAACCGGTAAAGTCGAGGTGTCGGTACGTGCGCTGACAAAGTTCGCAATCTTTCCATCCGAATCGCAAGTCATATCCTGCAAGGTAGCTTCACGATCGGGCTTCTCGTCCAGTCGTTGGATGGGCATGATGGGAAACATCTGGTCAATGGCCCAAGAATCGGGCAAAGACTGAAAAAGTGAGAAGTTACAGAAATATTTGTCGGCAAGCAACTTGCTTAGTTTGCGAAAGTCTTCCGGACAATGCTTCATGTTACCGGCTATGGTATTGACCTCACGACAGATACTCCAATATAGTTTCTCTATCTGTGCGCGGGTATTCAAATCAACAATGCCGTGGCTGAAAAGGTCGAGGGCTTCTTCACGTATCTGCTGTGCATCGTGCCAAGGTTCCAACAAACTGCGTTGACTCAGATTATCCCAAATAGCATAGAGCTCCTTTACCAACTCATGCGCTTCTTCACCCGGCTCCCAAGCATCGTCCATTTGAGGCAGAGAAGCCGTCTCCAGTACTTCAAAGACAAGTACGGAGTGGTGGGCAGTCAAACTACGCCCGGTTTCAGTGATGATATTAGGATGTGAAAAGCCGTGCTTGTCGGCAGCGTCAACAAAAGTGGACACAACATCATTGACATACTCCTGTATGGAATAATTTACCGAGCTTTCACTATTAGACGAGCGAGTACCATCATAATCAACACCCATGCCTCCACCTGTATCCACAAACTCGATGTTGAATCCCAGATTGTGTAACTGCACAAAAAATTGTGAAGCCTCACGCAATGCGTTCTTAATGCGCCGTATCTTTGTTATTTGGCTGCCGATGTGAAAATGGATCAACTTCAGACAGTCTTTCATTTCTTTTTTCTCCAGAAAGTCGAGCGCTTCAAGCAGTTCACTGGATGTCAGTCCAAACTTACTGGCATCTCCCCCACTTTCTTCCCACTTGCCGCTTCCACTTGAAGCAAGTTTTATACGAATGCCAATATTGGGCCTTACCTTGAGTTGCTTCGCCATTTTGGCGATAAGGTTCAGTTCATTCAGTTTTTCCACCACCAGGAAGATACGTTTACCCATCTTCTGTGCCAGCAAAGCCAATTCAATGAAACTTTCATCCTTATATCCATTGCAGACCACCAGTGAATCCGGATCGGTATTTACACCGATCACAGCATGCAATTCCGGTTTAGAACCGGCTTCCAACCCCAGATTGAACTTCTTTCCATGATTAATCATCTCCTCTACAACAGGACGCATCTGATTCACCTTTATGGGGTAGATAATGAAGTTTTCCCCCTTGTACCCATATTCTTCAGCAGCTTGCTTGAAGCAACAGGACACTTTTTCAATCCGGTTGTCCAGAATATCTGGAAAACGAACCAACATAGGAGCTGCCACATCACGCAACTGAAGCTCGTCCACCAGTTCTTTTAAATCGACGGCAACTCCGTCTTTACGCGGAGTTACCACAACATGACCTTTGTCATTGATACCAAAGTACGAAGTGCCCCAACCTGTTAGGTTGTACAACTCTTCTGAATCTTCAATACGCCATTTTCTCATCAGTACATCAATTGATTTACTTTTTTACTATTTATTATTCACAATTTTTCACAACTGTATATGTCAACAAAGAAAGGGACAAAAATACATATAAATCTCACACTTTTTGTCATCTTTGGCAAAAAATGCACATTCACAAGGAATTAAAGTTTCAAAAGGTTACGAAGTTGTTGCACGGATTCGGTGATCTGCTGGTGGCTTTCCAAATGACTTCCGTCAAAATGATAGCGTGCCTGTTCGTAGAAAGGGGCACGCTTGGCAAGCGTTTCCACAATAAAAGCATGCAGTTCCTCGTCCGTCTTGCCTTGAAGAACGGGACGTTGCTGTGTGGCTATCCGGAGACGCCGGAACAAGACATCGGGGTGCACATCCAAGAAGACCGTATATCCATATTCGTTCATGCGCTTCATGTTATCAAAGAAACAGGGTGTACCTCCACCTGTGGAAATCACCACATTTTCAAACTCAGCCACTTCATGAAGCATATTCCGTTCCAGTTCACGAAAAGAGTCCTCTCCCCGTTCCATGAACAGCTCACGGATAGATTTATGAAAACGTTCTTCAATGTACCAGTCCAAATCAATGAACGGTATGTTCAATTCACGGGCAAAAGCCTTTCCCAATGTTGTTTTTCCGGCTCCCATATAACCGGTCAAGAAAATACGTATCATAGCAGTTACAAGTTACAAGCTACGAGTTAGCCGATGACTTGCAACCCGCGCCCTTAAGATACGGGCAAAGGTAAGCAATTCTAAACTGAGAGAGCTTTACAATCAGCGGAAAATTTTGATACGTTTACTCAAATCTTCAAAATCTTTCTCTCCGGGTTCGGCCACTGGCATCCCGAAAGGCATTTCGGCAATCAATTCCCATTCTTCAGGAAGGCTCCAGACACGGCGTACTTCATCGTCAATCAACGGATTGTAATGTTGAAGGGAAGCTCCCAATCCAAGATCTTCGAGCATTGTCCAAATGGCAAACTGATGCATGGCGGAGGTGTGTTGTGACCAAGTCGGGAAATTATCTTTATAAGAAGGGAAAGCATCTTGCAGTTTCTTCACGACAGAAGTGTCCTCAAAATACAATACCGTGCCGTGTCCGCAAGCAAAGCAACTGTCAATCTTGGCTTCGGTCTTGACAAAAGCCTCGGCAGAGATGCGTGGCTTCAAGGTTGCCTTTACTATATCCCATAGTTTCCTATGCTCATCTCCCAGCAGTAATACAATCCTCGTGGACTGCGAATTAAAGGCTGACGGGACGTTCTTTACTGCTTCACGTACAACGTGCACTATTTCTTCATCCAATACAGGAGAATCACTGCCGATAGAATAATAAGTACGGCGATGAGCCAAGGCTTCTTCAAATGTTCTTTTCATGATTTTCTGGTTTACTATTATTCAAAATTGAAACAATTGGAAAAAGAAGTTGTTCAGTACCAGAGAAGATAAAAGTAAGATGGCAGGCCCGATCATTTTTCCACGATAAGCCTGCCATCTTGATGTTCCGTACTAAACTTTATACTATTTTTCTACCATCACTCCACGCTCGAAGCTCCGACAGAGGCTTCATAGCCCCATCCCGGATTCTGGTAAATCACAGAAGTCTTGAAGTCTCCGGAATTAGTCGCCGTCTGACGGAATGCAGCCACGCCAATCGGCTCCAGATAATGAGCCGGAGTGAACAAGAATCCACCCTGCGTATAAATAGTGTTATTGGTAAGCACCTTTTCAAAAGGAAGAATATAATTGCTCGATTCTTGGGCAGACATTGTTTTGCCTACCTCGGCCTTCTTCATCAGTTCAGCATCCTCAGAGTAAACAGTACCCCAGAAACGCATACCTTCTGCTCTGTAGGGAGTCGTTTTCAACTGATCCAGCGATCTCCAGCGCTTCAAATCATCCCAACGGAAGGCTTCGGCACAAAGTTCATTACGACGTTCGCGACGGATATTATAAAGCGTCGCATCAATCAGCTGATTGTGAGAATAAGCGGCGAAATCACCTTTAGCCTCCTCTGTCATAATGGTAGCGTTAATAGTCTTCATGTAATCGGGATCTACTTTTGCACGATTGCGCAAAGCTCTCCAATACTTGTCTGCTGAGGCATCAATGCTATGGTTCTTCTCGTAAGATGCTTCCATATAGATGAGCATAGCTTCGGTTCCACGGAACACAATGCCACCTGATGTACCGGCGTCATGGTCATTCGCCATGTGCGAAGAGTAGTGCTTCCCTTTCTTGATGATAAAGCCTGTGGTTGCCAAGCTTCCGGCATCACCGAAGATGAAGTCAATCTTACAAAGATCGGGCGTGCCGTCATTAGCATAATAGTTCACATCACCCGGCTTCTTGGTGAAAATAACGATACGAGAATCACGGTTCTGCAAAGTAGCATTTACCCCCTGTTTCTCCCAATCAGAATTATAGCCAGAACCGGCTGCATAATAGGGCAGTCCGTTACGCATCAAGAAAGAGTTGACCATGCCGCGTGTCCAGCCCGATCCGCCTCCGTTACGCTCAAGTTCCATCTGAAGATTATTTGTGACATGAAGCGTTTCATCAAACTTCTTCCACATCAGAATTTCCTTATATTTATCCATATCCTCATCACAGAACATGGTATAATAAGGATTGATAGAAGCCAAGGAAGCGCTCATACCTTCGGGGGCATCTGTATTCTCCGTCAGATTTGCCACCATTTGGTCACCCACATATTTTGATGCCGCAATAGCCTCATCCAAGAAAAAACCGATTTCCGCATCGGCGTTATAACCTTGGGCATCAGAACCCGGCCAGCCAGCTCCTCCCGGAACAAAAGCCGTACCCTTGTGATACTTCTCCCATGTAGCTTCATAGAGAGCCACACGAGCGTGGAGCAGGTAGGCCACATTCTTGGTAATGCGGTTTTTCTTGCCCGAAGGCTCGTTCAACAACAGAGCTTCCGCCTTCTTTAAGTCCTCAATGATGAAGCGGGCCACTTTGTTTCTGGGTTGACGCACACTGGCCGCCATAAGTGCTTCCTTTTCATCCGAAAGAGCCGTGGTCACAATGGGTAGATCACCGTATTTAGTGAATAAAGAGAAATAACAATAAGCACGGTTCACGTACATCTCGCCGATATAGTGCTTTATATTATCCGGATTACCACTAATCGTTCCAGCCTCATATTTAGGTAGCACTTGATCAAAGAAATAATTGCACGAACGTACATTTCCCCACTTCCAGTCTCCTTGGTCAGACGCCACTTTCTTTTCTCCCGGAATCCAATAGGCAACATTACCGCCTGTCACTTGATTGTCCGTATTGTTATCTTGTCCGAATAGATTGATACCGTAAGCGCTTGTCACTGTATTGAATTGATAATTCTTGATGGCATAAGCAGCCAGATCGGCCTCGGCAGTGAAATAAGTTTCAGGGATTACCTTATCCAATGGCTCTCTATCCAGAAAGTCATTGCAACTTGTCAACCCACCCATCAGAAAGGAGCCGACTGCACAAAGTTGAATATATTTTTTCATAATTCATCAATTTAATTAAAAGGTTACATTTAAGCCGAATGAAATAGTTTTGGACAACGGATAAGTACACCCGTCCCAATTACCCACACCTACGGTTTCAGGGTCAAACGTATCGGCCAGACTGGTGATAGTAAGCAGATTCTCAGCCGACACAAAAAGACGGACATTGTTGATTGACCATTTACGAGTCAACTCCGCAGGAAGTGTATAGCCCAAAGTGACATTCTTCAAGCGGCAATAAGCTGCATTCTGCAGATAGCCAGTTTGAGCCTGGCGGTTTCTTCCGTTTTCCAAAGGTCGCGGGAAGTAAGCATTTACATTAGCTCCCAAGCCGCTGTTTGTTCCTTCCGGACGGAAATAGTCCAGATGATACTCAAAGAAGTTGGTCTGCCAATAGCCTACCGCACCCCAAAACATGGTAGAGCCATCACTCGGCATATAGTCACGCTTCAACGTACCTTGCAGAAAGATTTTAAAATCAAATCCCTTATAAGCACCATCCAAATTCAGACCGAAATTATAACGAGGTGTATTGTTGCCGATTTTTATCTTGTCACCATGATTGTCGGCAGTATTGGCTTTTGCACTGATTGTCTTATCACCGTCAAGGTCGGCATACATGATGTCACCGGCTCCCCAGTTAGATCCCAAGGCCGATTGGTCCACTTTGGCAAGATGTGCCTGCATCTCGGCATCCGTTTTGGCAATGCCTATTGTCTGATACCCCCAAATGTCTCCCAATACGGCTCCATCATAGTAAGTCTGTCCCAAGTCTTTGGATGGATTGGGATATTTGTCAATAACAACTTTGCTGTCCGAAAGAGTAAAAGTAGCACCATATCTGAATTCATTAATCTGATCTCTCCAGCTCACCTGAAGTTCCCATCCTTTAGAAGTCATATCCAGATTGTTAATATTGGGGACACTTGCGCCCAAGATAGCTGGTAGTTCCTCACCCGGCCCCACCATGTCTTTAGACTTACGCTGGAAATAATCAAAGCTCAGGTTCAGGCGATTGTTGAGCAATCCTAAATCAAGGCCGAGGTCCAAAGTCTGAGTCTTCTCCCAGCCAAGAAGGGCAGACACCAAACCCGATTCAGCGGCAGTATTCGGTTTTGCGCCATTTATCAACCAGCCACCATCATTCGGCTTATAATCGATAGTGCGATAGAAAGGATACCAGTTATCAGTATTCTGATTACCTAATTCACCCCAAGAACCACGAATCTTCAATGTGTTGATTTTATCGGTCAAACCTTCGAAGAAATTTTCACGGGCAATGTTCCAACCTGCTGAGAAAGAAGGGAACCAGTTCCAGCGCTTATCTTTCAAAAAGCGGGAAGTACCGTCATAACGCAAATTGGCCTCCAACAAATAGCGCCCCTTATAGTCATAGTTCATGCGACCGAAAAAGCCGGCAGTGGCCCATTCCTGATAACCGCCGCTTGCTTTGGCATTGTTCGACGTTGTATTCAAAGTAGGAATACCCGCCATGATATTATCCTGACTGCCTTTCACATTACGTTGCTTGAATAACTCGCTTTGAAAACCGGCCATCACCTTGAAGTTGTGTCCGCCTTCCAATTCAAAAGAATATTCAGAAAAAATGTTAGGATTAAAGAAATTACTCTTATATGCATTTTCACTTACGCCTGACGTACTGTTGGCTATGACATACGGATTCTTGTTCACATCATAGGCATAGACAGTCTGATAATCGGTATGTTCAAAATTGTAATTTGAACGGTAATTCAGTTCCACGGTAGTTTTCCAATTCTTGATTGGTTCCAAAACAAATTGCAATTGTTGCGCAATCACGTCATTCTGTGTTTTGTAACGTCCTCCTTCGGTCAACTGATAGATTTTTGACTCGGCTGTATAGAAGCCATTTGGGTCAATGACCGGAATAACGGGCCAATAGCGGCAAACATCAAAATAAAACACATTTTCCTTATTTTCGCCTGCACTGGCAAATGAAGGAGAATCATAATCCGTACGATTAAAACGAATACTATAATTCATCTTCAGCCATTTGGACAACTGTGCATTCAGTTTGCCTGTAAAAGAATAACGCTGCTTGCCATCATTTCCATATTTCAGCAAGCCACCCTGATTTAGATAGTTGGCAGAAACATAATACTGAATAGTTTCCGTACCGCCATTAGCGCTGATGGAATGTTCCTGGGTAAAACTGTTACCGAACAGTTCGTGTAACCAATCCGAGTTACCGGCAGGCATCACATCCTGGCGACTGGGATCATCAAAGGAGTTCCATCTTCCGGCACTGGTAGGCCACATGAATTGAGTGGCTTTCCCTGCCTGATAATCCTTGATTTGCTGTAATTTTGTAGGGCTGTACATCGCTGACTGACCACCGTTTCCCAACTGATCATTGACTGCCAGCGCAAAACTATAAGAATCAGCCATGTGAGGCATATTCAATGGAGAATTAAAACGGAAACTATTATTGTAATTAACAGATGTCTTACCCGACTTCCCGTTCTTAGTAGTAATCAAGATAACTCCTCCGGGAGCGCGTGAACCATAAATAGAAGATGCTGCTGCATCCTTCAAGACAGAGATGTTTTCAATATCCTGCGGATTCAAAGCGTTCATGTCACCCTCCATGCCGTCAATCAGGACCAAAGGAGACACAGAAGAACCCTTACCGATAGTACCAGTACCACGGATATTAAAATTTTTGGATCCTTTCAATGAGCCACCATCCGAACTTGTGGAGATATTCATTCCCGGAATGATTCCCTGCAAGGCTTCAACAGTAGAATTGACCGGACGGGCAGCAATTTCCTTAGCTCCAACTGAAGAGACAGCACCTGTCACATTCACTTTCTTCTGCGTACCAAAAGCCACCACCACTACTTCATCCAAAGTCTGTGTGTCTTCTGCCAACAGAATATTGAGAGGTTGACCGTTCCACTTCACTTCTTGGGTGATGTATCCGACAAAGGAAATCACAATAACATCTCCTTTTTTTACATTGCTAAGTGAAAAATCACCATCAATACCCGTAACAACACCATTCGTGGTTCCTTTCACAACAACAGATGCTCCAATAACGGTTTCACCCGTAGCATCCTTGACAACGCCCGTGCAAGTACCATTCTGCCGAACAGAATTTACGCTTACCGCATTCTCTACCGGTAATGCATAAGCCATTCCCGACCCTGCTGATAGGAAGAATAGCAGCATTCCAACTGTACTAAGCTGTTTTCGCATTTTAATAAGTTTTTTAAAGGTTAGATTATTCAAACAGAGACTTAGTTCTTTCAGAACTTAACTTAATAAAAAGTGTACTACCCATACTTATTGGCGAAATTAATGTTTGTTTTTAGATTTCATCCTTCACCTGCAAAGCCATTGTTCATCGGAGAATGTGGAGGAACCGATGATAAGGTAAAACTTAAAAATAAACATTGATTTAATTCCTCAATTGGTTGTTTGTATATGAAATATGGAAATTTATTGAGAAAAAGATGTGGTTCATTGGATAAATATTCTGTTGTATATAGTAATATCTCTCAAAAATTAGCCTACATTTGCATTGTTTATGAAATATATGAGATAAGTTCTGAAAGAACTTCTACCTTTTCATATTCTTTCCTACCTTTGTCCCCACTTATTTTCCACTTATGAAACAAAAGAAATTCTATGTTGTTTGGGCAGGTTTTTCACCGGGTATTTATGATACATGGATAGCATGCCAACAACAAATAAAGGGGTATAACGGAGCAAAGTACAAATCCTTTGACACTTTGGAAAAAGCACAAGAAGCCTTTGTGTCCTCACCTTATTCATACATCGGCAAAAATTTAAAGCCCAAAGAAAAAAACAATTCGGATACTCTACCTTCTTCCGTCATAGAAAACAGTCTGGCTGTAGATGCGGCCTGCAGTGGTAATCCTGGGGCTATGGAGTATCAGGGCGTACACGTAGCCAGTCGTCAAAGAATCTTTCACTTTGGACCGATGTATGGCACAAACAATATCGGAGAATTTCTCGCTATCGTCCACGGCCTTGCCCTGTTAAAGCAGAAAGGCTATGACATGCCGATATACAGTGACAGCGTGAACGCCATCAATTGGGTGAGACAGAAAAAATGCAAGACCAAACTGCCGCGCAATTCCAAAACAGAAGAAGTGTTCATTTTGATAGAACGTGCCGAAAAATGGCTGCGCGAAAACAGCTATACCACACGCATCCTGAAGTGGGAAACCAAGCAATGGGGCGAAGTTCCAGCCGACTTCGGAAGAAAATAGCCAAGACACAATAAGGCAGCAAAGTAGAAAGAAAAAACAGAATCAAGATAACGACTGCATGTCATTCAGCCTCTTGTAATACCCGTTCTTCGCAAGCAATTCCTCGTGCTTGCCACGTTCCACTATTTCTCCTTCATAGAGTACGCAAATTTCATCAGCATTCCTTATGGTGCTAAGTCTATGAGCTATGGCAATAGTAGTACGTGTCTTCATCAGTCGCTCCAATGCTTCTTGCACCAAGCGTTCCGATTCAGTATCAAGCGCAGAGGTGGCCTCATCAAGAATCAGGACAGGAGGATTTTTCAGAATGGCGCGGGCAATGCTGATGCGCTGGCGCTGACCTCCGGAGAGCTTCCCTCCGCGGTCACCGATATTCGTGTCATAGCCCTTCTCTGATTCCATAATGAAATCGTGGGCATTGGCAATCTTGGCAGCTTCAACAACCTGCTCCAAAGTAGCATTCTCCACACCGAAGGCAATGTTGTTAAAGAAAGTATCATTGAAAAGAATGGCTTCCTGATTCACATTACCGATCAATGCACGAAGATCACGAATGCGGAAGTTCTTGATATTAATTCCGTCAAGTGTTATTTCACCCGACTGCACGTCATGATAGCGCGGCAATAGATCCACCAAAGTCGATTTACCCGAACCGGACTGACCGACCAAGGCGATAGTATGTCCTTTGGGAACAATCAGGTTGACATGTTTCAAGACCTCTCTCTTTCCATCGTAACTGAAGGTCAAATCTTTGAATTCAATATTGTTCTTCATTCCGGTCAAAGGGAGAGGATTGGCCGATTCTTTGATCGGATTTTCCGCTTTCAGAATCTTATCGACACGCTCCATAGAGGCCAAACCCTTCGGAATATTGTAACCGGCTTTTGCAAAATCCTTCAGAGGATTGATGATGCTATACAAAATCACCATATAGAAAATAAAAGTAGAAGCTTCAATGGAAGATGTTTCTCCCAAAATCAGCATGCCGCCAAACCAAAGCACAAATACAATGAGCAATGTACCGAGAAACTCACTCATAGGATGGGCAAGTGCCTGACGCATGGCAACCTTGTTTGTCGCATCACGCAGTTCATTGCTACACTCCGTGAAGCGGTTTACCATTTTATCTTCAGCGATGAAGGCCTTGATAATACGAAGTCCCCCCAATGTTTCTTCCAGTTGGGACATAGTATCGCTCCACTTTCCCTGAGCCTCCAAAGAATTACGCTTCAACTTCTTGCCCACCTTACCCATCAGCCACCCCATACCGGGCAATACCAGAATAGTGAACAGTGTCAATTGCCAGCTCGTAATAATCAGGGTCGAAAAATAGAGTATAATCAAGATAGGATTTTTCAGCAGCATATCCAAAGAACTGGTAATGGAGTTTTCTATTTCACCCACATCGCCACTCATACGGGCTATAATATCCCCTTTTCTCTCCTCAGAGAAGAAACCAAGCGGAAGGTACATGACTTTTGAATAAACCATTACGCGGATATCACGTACAACACCTGTGCGAAGAGGAATCATCACCGCCGAAGAACCGAAGTAGCAGGAAGTCTTCAACATAGTCATGAAAGCAAGAAATAGACCCATGAAAAGAAGGGTCATCGAAGGGCCATACATTTCTATCATCCGAGTCACATAATAATAGAAATTATTCACGGCTACCTCCTTCAAGCCACCGCTTCCCCACTCCATATATTGATATACCTGAGTATTACCACCCGTTTTGAAGAGGATGTTCAGAATAGGAATCAATAAAGTAAACGAAAAGACATTAAATACAGCCGATAAGATATTAAGCACGATTGCCCAACCGATATACTTCTTGTAAGGCGACACAAAACGCCGCATTAATTGCAGAAATTCCTTCATTGCTTGCTGTTAAATAAGTTAT
Above is a window of Bacteroides helcogenes P 36-108 DNA encoding:
- a CDS encoding shikimate kinase; translated protein: MIRIFLTGYMGAGKTTLGKAFARELNIPFIDLDWYIEERFHKSIRELFMERGEDSFRELERNMLHEVAEFENVVISTGGGTPCFFDNMKRMNEYGYTVFLDVHPDVLFRRLRIATQQRPVLQGKTDEELHAFIVETLAKRAPFYEQARYHFDGSHLESHQQITESVQQLRNLLKL
- a CDS encoding SusC/RagA family TonB-linked outer membrane protein, with the translated sequence MAYALPVENAVSVNSVRQNGTCTGVVKDATGETVIGASVVVKGTTNGVVTGIDGDFSLSNVKKGDVIVISFVGYITQEVKWNGQPLNILLAEDTQTLDEVVVVAFGTQKKVNVTGAVSSVGAKEIAARPVNSTVEALQGIIPGMNISTSSDGGSLKGSKNFNIRGTGTIGKGSSVSPLVLIDGMEGDMNALNPQDIENISVLKDAAASSIYGSRAPGGVILITTKNGKSGKTSVNYNNSFRFNSPLNMPHMADSYSFALAVNDQLGNGGQSAMYSPTKLQQIKDYQAGKATQFMWPTSAGRWNSFDDPSRQDVMPAGNSDWLHELFGNSFTQEHSISANGGTETIQYYVSANYLNQGGLLKYGNDGKQRYSFTGKLNAQLSKWLKMNYSIRFNRTDYDSPSFASAGENKENVFYFDVCRYWPVIPVIDPNGFYTAESKIYQLTEGGRYKTQNDVIAQQLQFVLEPIKNWKTTVELNYRSNYNFEHTDYQTVYAYDVNKNPYVIANSTSGVSENAYKSNFFNPNIFSEYSFELEGGHNFKVMAGFQSELFKQRNVKGSQDNIMAGIPTLNTTSNNAKASGGYQEWATAGFFGRMNYDYKGRYLLEANLRYDGTSRFLKDKRWNWFPSFSAGWNIARENFFEGLTDKINTLKIRGSWGELGNQNTDNWYPFYRTIDYKPNDGGWLINGAKPNTAAESGLVSALLGWEKTQTLDLGLDLGLLNNRLNLSFDYFQRKSKDMVGPGEELPAILGASVPNINNLDMTSKGWELQVSWRDQINEFRYGATFTLSDSKVVIDKYPNPSKDLGQTYYDGAVLGDIWGYQTIGIAKTDAEMQAHLAKVDQSALGSNWGAGDIMYADLDGDKTISAKANTADNHGDKIKIGNNTPRYNFGLNLDGAYKGFDFKIFLQGTLKRDYMPSDGSTMFWGAVGYWQTNFFEYHLDYFRPEGTNSGLGANVNAYFPRPLENGRNRQAQTGYLQNAAYCRLKNVTLGYTLPAELTRKWSINNVRLFVSAENLLTITSLADTFDPETVGVGNWDGCTYPLSKTISFGLNVTF
- a CDS encoding nitroreductase family protein, which translates into the protein MKRTFEEALAHRRTYYSIGSDSPVLDEEIVHVVREAVKNVPSAFNSQSTRIVLLLGDEHRKLWDIVKATLKPRISAEAFVKTEAKIDSCFACGHGTVLYFEDTSVVKKLQDAFPSYKDNFPTWSQHTSAMHQFAIWTMLEDLGLGASLQHYNPLIDDEVRRVWSLPEEWELIAEMPFGMPVAEPGEKDFEDLSKRIKIFR
- the speA gene encoding biosynthetic arginine decarboxylase, which gives rise to MRKWRIEDSEELYNLTGWGTSYFGINDKGHVVVTPRKDGVAVDLKELVDELQLRDVAAPMLVRFPDILDNRIEKVSCCFKQAAEEYGYKGENFIIYPIKVNQMRPVVEEMINHGKKFNLGLEAGSKPELHAVIGVNTDPDSLVVCNGYKDESFIELALLAQKMGKRIFLVVEKLNELNLIAKMAKQLKVRPNIGIRIKLASSGSGKWEESGGDASKFGLTSSELLEALDFLEKKEMKDCLKLIHFHIGSQITKIRRIKNALREASQFFVQLHNLGFNIEFVDTGGGMGVDYDGTRSSNSESSVNYSIQEYVNDVVSTFVDAADKHGFSHPNIITETGRSLTAHHSVLVFEVLETASLPQMDDAWEPGEEAHELVKELYAIWDNLSQRSLLEPWHDAQQIREEALDLFSHGIVDLNTRAQIEKLYWSICREVNTIAGNMKHCPEDFRKLSKLLADKYFCNFSLFQSLPDSWAIDQMFPIMPIQRLDEKPDREATLQDMTCDSDGKIANFVSARTDTSTLPVHSLRDKEHYYLAVFLVGAYQEILGDMHNLFGDTNAVHVSVNSKGYTIDQLIDGETVAEVLDYVQYNPKKLVRTLETWVTLSVKEGRISLEEGKEFLSNYRSGLYGYTYLE
- a CDS encoding RagB/SusD family nutrient uptake outer membrane protein; its protein translation is MKKYIQLCAVGSFLMGGLTSCNDFLDREPLDKVIPETYFTAEADLAAYAIKNYQFNTVTSAYGINLFGQDNNTDNQVTGGNVAYWIPGEKKVASDQGDWKWGNVRSCNYFFDQVLPKYEAGTISGNPDNIKHYIGEMYVNRAYCYFSLFTKYGDLPIVTTALSDEKEALMAASVRQPRNKVARFIIEDLKKAEALLLNEPSGKKNRITKNVAYLLHARVALYEATWEKYHKGTAFVPGGAGWPGSDAQGYNADAEIGFFLDEAIAASKYVGDQMVANLTENTDAPEGMSASLASINPYYTMFCDEDMDKYKEILMWKKFDETLHVTNNLQMELERNGGGSGWTRGMVNSFLMRNGLPYYAAGSGYNSDWEKQGVNATLQNRDSRIVIFTKKPGDVNYYANDGTPDLCKIDFIFGDAGSLATTGFIIKKGKHYSSHMANDHDAGTSGGIVFRGTEAMLIYMEASYEKNHSIDASADKYWRALRNRAKVDPDYMKTINATIMTEEAKGDFAAYSHNQLIDATLYNIRRERRNELCAEAFRWDDLKRWRSLDQLKTTPYRAEGMRFWGTVYSEDAELMKKAEVGKTMSAQESSNYILPFEKVLTNNTIYTQGGFLFTPAHYLEPIGVAAFRQTATNSGDFKTSVIYQNPGWGYEASVGASSVE
- a CDS encoding ABC transporter ATP-binding protein gives rise to the protein MKEFLQLMRRFVSPYKKYIGWAIVLNILSAVFNVFSFTLLIPILNILFKTGGNTQVYQYMEWGSGGLKEVAVNNFYYYVTRMIEMYGPSMTLLFMGLFLAFMTMLKTSCYFGSSAVMIPLRTGVVRDIRVMVYSKVMYLPLGFFSEERKGDIIARMSGDVGEIENSITSSLDMLLKNPILIILYFSTLIITSWQLTLFTILVLPGMGWLMGKVGKKLKRNSLEAQGKWSDTMSQLEETLGGLRIIKAFIAEDKMVNRFTECSNELRDATNKVAMRQALAHPMSEFLGTLLIVFVLWFGGMLILGETSSIEASTFIFYMVILYSIINPLKDFAKAGYNIPKGLASMERVDKILKAENPIKESANPLPLTGMKNNIEFKDLTFSYDGKREVLKHVNLIVPKGHTIALVGQSGSGKSTLVDLLPRYHDVQSGEITLDGINIKNFRIRDLRALIGNVNQEAILFNDTFFNNIAFGVENATLEQVVEAAKIANAHDFIMESEKGYDTNIGDRGGKLSGGQRQRISIARAILKNPPVLILDEATSALDTESERLVQEALERLMKTRTTIAIAHRLSTIRNADEICVLYEGEIVERGKHEELLAKNGYYKRLNDMQSLS
- a CDS encoding viroplasmin family protein — translated: MKQKKFYVVWAGFSPGIYDTWIACQQQIKGYNGAKYKSFDTLEKAQEAFVSSPYSYIGKNLKPKEKNNSDTLPSSVIENSLAVDAACSGNPGAMEYQGVHVASRQRIFHFGPMYGTNNIGEFLAIVHGLALLKQKGYDMPIYSDSVNAINWVRQKKCKTKLPRNSKTEEVFILIERAEKWLRENSYTTRILKWETKQWGEVPADFGRK